Proteins from one Candidatus Desulfovibrio trichonymphae genomic window:
- the purF gene encoding amidophosphoribosyltransferase, giving the protein MIRHECGLFGIYDHEDAARLAYFGLYAQQHRGQESAGIVTLDNNTVYEHKGMGLVPDVFSEADLRRLQGRISIGHVRYSTTGVSELRNAQPFLVRYRGQTIAVSHNGNLINTQALRDELENAGSIFSTSNDTEVFVHLLVLALREHELPNAVREVCARVRGAYCLLVLSGSTLIAVRDPQGFHPLALGRLDASPVFASETCAFDLLEAEYQRPIAPGEMYIVDERDERSERLCDLLPQSPSQCIFELIYFARPDSYVFDEQVYLCRKRMGWQLACESAPDVDFILPFPDSGVYPAVGFAQCVELPYEHAMIRNHYVGRTFIQPSQSMRNFGVRVKINPVRPMIHGKRICIVDDSIVRGTTMITRVKKLRELGAREVHIRISSPPVKFPCYYGIDFSSKGELIAATHSLEEIIRRLDVDSLHYLSVDGLLHAVMQSDNYCLACFTGNYPLPCEECGKYRFETICGALPG; this is encoded by the coding sequence ATGATACGGCATGAATGCGGCCTTTTTGGCATTTACGACCATGAGGACGCGGCGCGGCTTGCATATTTCGGTCTTTACGCCCAGCAGCACAGGGGCCAAGAAAGCGCCGGCATTGTCACGCTAGACAACAACACGGTATATGAACACAAAGGCATGGGCCTTGTGCCTGATGTCTTTTCTGAAGCGGATTTGCGCCGCCTGCAGGGCCGTATTTCCATCGGGCATGTACGCTACTCCACCACCGGCGTTTCTGAACTGCGCAACGCCCAACCCTTTCTAGTCCGTTACAGAGGTCAGACCATTGCTGTGTCCCACAACGGCAATCTGATTAATACGCAGGCTCTGCGTGACGAACTGGAAAATGCGGGCAGCATTTTTTCCACCAGCAATGATACTGAGGTGTTCGTGCATCTGCTTGTCCTTGCTTTGCGAGAACATGAGTTGCCTAATGCCGTGCGCGAGGTGTGCGCCAGAGTGCGAGGCGCGTATTGTCTGCTTGTGCTCTCCGGTTCCACCCTTATTGCTGTCCGTGATCCGCAGGGGTTTCATCCTTTGGCGCTGGGGCGTCTTGACGCAAGCCCTGTTTTCGCCTCGGAAACCTGCGCCTTTGATTTGCTGGAAGCCGAGTATCAACGTCCTATTGCGCCGGGTGAGATGTATATTGTGGATGAACGGGACGAGCGTAGCGAGCGCTTGTGCGATCTGTTGCCGCAGAGCCCCAGTCAGTGTATTTTTGAGCTCATTTATTTTGCGCGGCCTGATTCCTATGTCTTTGACGAGCAGGTCTACCTTTGCCGCAAGCGCATGGGTTGGCAGCTTGCCTGTGAATCGGCGCCTGATGTGGATTTTATTTTACCTTTTCCGGATTCTGGCGTTTATCCGGCAGTGGGTTTTGCCCAATGCGTTGAGTTGCCCTACGAACACGCTATGATACGCAATCATTATGTTGGACGCACTTTTATTCAGCCAAGCCAGAGCATGCGCAATTTCGGAGTTCGTGTTAAAATCAATCCCGTGCGTCCCATGATACACGGCAAGCGCATATGTATAGTTGATGATTCAATCGTGCGCGGCACAACTATGATAACGCGCGTTAAAAAACTGCGCGAACTCGGCGCGCGTGAAGTGCATATCCGCATCAGTTCCCCCCCTGTAAAATTTCCCTGTTACTATGGCATAGATTTTTCCTCGAAGGGGGAATTGATTGCGGCCACACATTCCTTGGAGGAAATAATCAGACGGCTTGATGTGGATTCTTTACATTATTTAAGTGTTGACGGGCTGTTGCATGCTGTTATGCAGTCAGATAACTATTGTCTTGCCTGTTTTACTGGCAACTATCCCCTGCCCTGTGAGGAGTGCGGCAAATATCGTTTTGAAACCATTTGCGGAGCTCTTCCCGGTTGA
- the hisS gene encoding histidine--tRNA ligase translates to MSRVTRIKGFADMFPPESDVFTRMQDCARAVFSRYGFMELRTPVLEFAELFSRSIGSETDVVQKEMYTFSDRKGRSLSLRPEATAGVMRAFLDASLFSREPVSRLFTMGPMFRYERPQLGRMRQFHQINCECLGSDSPVADAELIAMLLLFLADLGVKDLTLKINSLGCAECRPRYRAALAAYLAQVDQSTLCADCGRRVLTNPLRVLDCKHPACKALTAQAPKILDCQCPDCGRHFDAVLAFLRVQDVGFEQDHRLMRGLDYYCRTTFEVVSGAIGAQAAVAGGGRYDGLVKTLGGPDIPGVGFACGMERLAFLLDKKQRLRPDFYLLALDATVQLQVFVLGQKLRAAGLSGLLNFTPAGFKSLMRQAGRSGARYCLIIGQNETAAGLVTVKNMNNGVQNAMPEADVFHFLQAGIFHD, encoded by the coding sequence ATGTCGCGGGTGACGCGCATTAAAGGGTTTGCGGATATGTTTCCGCCGGAAAGCGATGTCTTTACACGCATGCAAGATTGCGCGCGAGCTGTGTTCTCCCGGTATGGTTTTATGGAGTTGCGCACGCCTGTGCTGGAATTTGCCGAACTTTTTTCGCGCTCCATCGGTTCGGAAACTGATGTTGTACAAAAAGAAATGTACACTTTTTCTGATCGTAAAGGGCGTTCTTTGTCGTTGCGCCCGGAAGCCACGGCCGGCGTCATGCGCGCTTTTCTTGACGCCTCGCTGTTTAGTCGCGAGCCGGTGAGCCGTCTTTTCACGATGGGCCCCATGTTTCGGTATGAGCGTCCCCAGCTTGGTCGCATGCGGCAGTTTCATCAGATTAATTGCGAGTGTCTTGGGTCGGACAGTCCTGTGGCTGATGCGGAACTCATTGCCATGCTTTTGCTTTTTTTAGCAGATCTTGGCGTAAAAGACCTGACATTGAAGATTAACTCTTTGGGCTGCGCCGAGTGTCGACCGCGCTACCGAGCCGCTCTTGCTGCATATCTGGCGCAGGTTGATCAGTCAACTTTGTGCGCGGATTGCGGTCGGCGCGTTCTGACAAATCCCTTGAGAGTGCTTGATTGCAAGCATCCCGCCTGCAAGGCTCTGACCGCGCAGGCCCCCAAAATACTTGATTGCCAATGCCCTGACTGCGGTCGGCATTTTGATGCGGTTCTTGCATTCTTGCGCGTCCAGGATGTCGGATTTGAGCAGGATCACCGCCTTATGCGCGGCCTTGATTATTATTGCCGTACCACGTTTGAGGTTGTGAGCGGAGCTATTGGCGCGCAAGCGGCTGTTGCAGGCGGCGGCCGTTATGACGGTCTTGTTAAAACCCTTGGAGGGCCGGACATACCTGGCGTTGGTTTTGCCTGCGGCATGGAGCGACTGGCTTTTTTACTTGACAAAAAGCAGCGGCTCCGACCGGATTTTTATCTTTTGGCCTTGGACGCCACTGTGCAGCTCCAGGTTTTTGTGCTTGGGCAGAAACTACGCGCAGCCGGGTTGTCTGGTCTGCTCAATTTTACCCCTGCTGGCTTCAAGAGTCTTATGCGGCAGGCAGGTCGATCTGGTGCGCGCTATTGCTTGATAATCGGCCAAAATGAAACTGCTGCAGGTCTGGTGACTGTTAAAAATATGAACAATGGGGTGCAGAACGCCATGCCCGAGGCTGATGTTTTTCACTTTTTGCAGGCGGGAATATTTCATGACTGA
- the aspS gene encoding aspartate--tRNA ligase: MTESMPEDIQPADLQQEHQKFIQDVGGWLRTHCCGALTLDDVDQEVCLMGWVQYRRDHGGLIFVDLRDCFGLTQVVFSPDTASGAHNNAHILRSEYVLAVRGKVRPRPAGMVNPAMPTGKIEVVAIDWKLLNTSKPPPFSVEERSETGENLRLAWRYLDLRRPRMQANLRLRHLVAQTVRRFLNENAFVEVETPMLTKSTPEGARDFLVPSRLNFGQFYALPQSPQLFKQLLMIGGFDRYFQIVRCFRDEDLRADRQPEFTQIDIEMSFVNENAVMCMAEGLMARVFSDVQGISLKRPFPVLSWDESMNRYGVDKPDTRFGLELHDITHIVYASAFKLFAAAKLVKAMKVTGGDAFTRKEIDECTEFVKIYGAQGLAWIKIKSGEWQSPVAKFLSERERYSIAQVLDLQQGDIVFFQAGEPAVVNAALGNLRLRLGEHLHLVSENSFNFLWVTDFPLYEYDNAEKRYVARHHPFTAPAHGHLERMLSDPENARARAYDLVLNGNEIGGGSIRIHSADVQRRMFAALGFSPDSAEKRFGFLLRALELGAPPHGGIAFGLDRLVMLLAGASSIRDVIAFPKTQKAACLLTDAPSGVASGQLCELGLRLREPAAET; this comes from the coding sequence ATGACTGAATCTATGCCGGAAGACATACAACCTGCTGATCTGCAGCAGGAACATCAAAAATTTATTCAGGATGTGGGTGGCTGGTTGCGCACGCACTGTTGCGGTGCCCTGACGCTGGATGATGTCGATCAGGAAGTCTGTCTGATGGGTTGGGTGCAATACCGTCGGGATCATGGGGGGCTTATCTTTGTCGACCTGCGTGACTGTTTTGGTTTGACACAGGTTGTTTTCAGCCCTGATACAGCCTCGGGCGCTCACAACAATGCGCACATCCTGCGTTCGGAATATGTGCTCGCTGTGCGCGGCAAAGTGCGGCCGCGTCCGGCAGGCATGGTCAATCCAGCTATGCCAACAGGGAAAATTGAGGTTGTGGCCATTGACTGGAAACTTTTGAACACTTCAAAACCCCCCCCTTTTTCTGTTGAGGAACGCTCAGAGACAGGGGAAAATCTGCGCCTTGCCTGGCGCTATCTTGACCTTCGCCGTCCCCGCATGCAGGCAAATTTGCGACTGCGCCATCTGGTGGCCCAGACAGTCCGGCGTTTTCTGAATGAAAACGCCTTTGTGGAAGTGGAAACACCCATGCTTACAAAATCAACTCCTGAAGGAGCCCGGGATTTTCTTGTTCCCAGCCGGCTGAACTTTGGTCAGTTTTATGCACTGCCGCAGTCTCCACAATTATTTAAACAATTACTTATGATTGGTGGTTTTGATCGATATTTTCAGATAGTCCGCTGTTTTCGCGATGAAGATCTGCGCGCTGACCGACAGCCGGAATTCACGCAAATTGACATTGAAATGAGCTTTGTCAATGAAAATGCTGTGATGTGTATGGCTGAAGGCCTCATGGCGCGCGTTTTCAGCGACGTTCAAGGGATTTCGCTGAAACGGCCCTTTCCCGTCCTGTCTTGGGATGAATCTATGAACCGCTATGGCGTTGACAAACCGGATACGCGTTTTGGCCTTGAACTGCACGATATTACCCATATTGTGTATGCTTCAGCTTTCAAGCTTTTTGCCGCCGCAAAGCTTGTCAAGGCGATGAAAGTGACTGGAGGAGATGCCTTTACCCGCAAGGAAATTGATGAGTGCACGGAATTTGTAAAAATTTATGGTGCACAGGGTTTGGCCTGGATCAAAATTAAATCTGGTGAATGGCAATCACCCGTTGCAAAGTTTCTCTCCGAGCGTGAGCGCTACAGCATTGCGCAAGTACTTGATCTGCAACAGGGCGACATCGTTTTTTTTCAAGCCGGAGAACCTGCCGTGGTCAATGCGGCTCTGGGAAATTTGCGTCTCAGGCTTGGCGAGCATTTGCATCTTGTTTCTGAAAACAGTTTTAATTTTTTGTGGGTGACGGATTTTCCACTCTATGAATATGACAATGCGGAAAAACGCTATGTCGCCCGTCATCATCCTTTTACGGCGCCTGCGCATGGACATCTTGAGCGTATGCTCAGTGACCCCGAAAATGCCCGCGCCCGTGCCTATGATCTTGTACTCAACGGCAATGAAATAGGCGGCGGCTCCATACGCATTCATTCTGCCGATGTGCAGCGGCGTATGTTTGCGGCGTTGGGTTTTTCTCCTGATTCTGCGGAAAAACGCTTCGGTTTTCTCCTCCGCGCTTTGGAACTTGGTGCCCCACCGCATGGCGGCATTGCCTTTGGCCTTGATCGTCTGGTCATGCTGCTTGCAGGTGCCTCCAGCATACGCGACGTCATTGCGTTTCCTAAAACGCAAAAAGCTGCCTGCCTGCTTACGGATGCGCCGTCGGGCGTTGCCTCCGGCCAGTTGTGTGAACTTGGGCTCAGATTGAGAGAACCGGCTGCCGAGACATGA